A part of Ketobacter sp. MCCC 1A13808 genomic DNA contains:
- the atpD gene encoding F0F1 ATP synthase subunit beta produces MSSGRIVQIIGAVIDVEFPRDSVPNVYDALNVENAPTVLEVQQQLGDGVVRTIAMGSVEGLKRGLNVTGTGAPINVPVGIETLGRIMDVLGNPIDECGPIGEQQRSSIHRKPPTYAEQSSSTDLLETGIKVIDLICPFAKGGKVGLFGGAGVGKTVNMMELINNIATEHSGLSVFAGVGERTREGNDFYHEMQEAGVVNVEQFDKSKVAMVYGQMNEPPGNRLRVALTGLTMAEKFRDDGRDVLLFVDNIYRYTLAGTEVSALLGRMPSAVGYQPTLAEEMGVLQERITSTKTGSITSIQAVYVPADDLTDPSPATTFSHLDSTVVLSRDIAAKGIYPAVDPLDSTSRQLDPLVIGQEHYEVARGVQTNLQSYKELKDIIAILGMDELSEEDKLVVSRARKIERFLSQPFHVAEVFTGSPGKYVSLKDTIRGFKMILDGELDHLPEQAFYMVGSIEEAIEKGAKS; encoded by the coding sequence ATGAGTAGCGGACGTATCGTACAAATCATCGGCGCGGTTATCGACGTGGAATTTCCACGTGATTCCGTACCTAATGTGTACGACGCACTGAATGTGGAGAACGCTCCTACAGTGCTGGAAGTACAGCAACAGTTGGGTGACGGTGTCGTGCGTACTATCGCCATGGGGTCTGTAGAAGGTTTGAAGCGCGGGTTGAACGTAACCGGTACCGGCGCTCCCATCAACGTACCGGTCGGTATAGAAACATTGGGCCGTATCATGGACGTTCTGGGTAACCCGATCGATGAATGCGGACCGATTGGAGAGCAACAACGTTCTTCCATTCACCGTAAGCCACCGACCTATGCAGAGCAATCTTCTTCTACCGATTTGCTGGAAACCGGCATCAAGGTAATCGACCTGATCTGTCCTTTTGCTAAGGGTGGTAAAGTGGGTCTGTTCGGTGGTGCGGGTGTGGGTAAAACCGTTAACATGATGGAGTTGATTAACAACATCGCAACCGAGCACTCCGGTCTGTCCGTGTTTGCCGGTGTGGGTGAGCGGACTCGTGAAGGTAACGACTTCTATCACGAAATGCAGGAAGCCGGCGTTGTTAACGTTGAGCAATTTGATAAATCAAAAGTGGCCATGGTTTATGGTCAGATGAACGAGCCACCGGGTAACCGTCTGCGAGTGGCACTGACCGGCTTGACCATGGCGGAAAAATTCCGTGATGATGGTCGTGACGTACTGCTTTTCGTTGATAACATCTATCGATACACACTGGCGGGTACCGAGGTATCAGCACTGCTGGGCCGTATGCCTTCCGCGGTAGGTTATCAGCCGACTCTGGCAGAGGAAATGGGTGTTCTTCAGGAACGTATCACCTCTACCAAGACCGGTTCTATCACTTCCATCCAGGCCGTATATGTACCTGCGGATGACTTGACTGACCCCTCTCCGGCAACCACGTTCTCGCATTTGGACTCCACCGTTGTATTGAGTCGTGATATTGCCGCGAAAGGTATCTATCCTGCGGTTGATCCTCTGGATTCCACTTCACGCCAATTGGATCCTCTGGTTATTGGACAGGAGCACTATGAAGTGGCTCGCGGTGTTCAGACCAACCTGCAAAGCTACAAAGAGCTGAAAGACATCATCGCTATTCTGGGTATGGACGAATTATCCGAAGAAGATAAGCTGGTGGTATCACGCGCACGTAAAATCGAGCGATTCCTGTCACAACCGTTCCACGTAGCGGAAGTGTTCACAGGTTCTCCCGGTAAGTACGTTTCTTTGAAAGACACGATTCGTGGCTTCAAAATGATTTTGGATGGCGAGCTGGATCACCTGCCGGAACAAGCGTTCTATATGGTTGGTTCAATCGAAGAAGCCATCGAGAAAGGTGCAAAATCCTAA
- a CDS encoding F0F1 ATP synthase subunit epsilon, which produces MAITVHCDIVSAEKSIFSGLVELVVAHGKLGDLGIAPGHAPLLTQLNPGPVRVIKQNGDEEVYYVSGGMLEVQPKLVTILADTAERAGDVDEAAAQHAIDEARRALANQSSEINYSAAAAMLAEAAAQLRTIQALKKKMGK; this is translated from the coding sequence ATGGCGATAACCGTGCACTGTGATATCGTAAGCGCTGAGAAGTCTATCTTCTCCGGCTTAGTCGAGCTGGTTGTTGCTCACGGCAAATTGGGTGACCTGGGTATTGCTCCCGGTCACGCTCCCTTGCTGACTCAACTGAACCCCGGTCCGGTTCGGGTCATCAAGCAAAATGGTGATGAAGAAGTTTATTACGTTTCAGGTGGAATGCTCGAAGTTCAGCCCAAATTGGTAACGATTCTGGCTGACACCGCTGAGCGTGCCGGTGACGTAGATGAAGCTGCAGCGCAACACGCAATTGATGAAGCGCGTCGTGCTCTGGCTAACCAGTCCTCTGAAATCAACTACTCTGCAGCCGCTGCAATGCTGGCGGAAGCAGCTGCCCAATTGCGTACGATTCAGGCGCTGAAGAAAAAAATGGGTAAATAA
- the glmU gene encoding bifunctional UDP-N-acetylglucosamine diphosphorylase/glucosamine-1-phosphate N-acetyltransferase GlmU, which produces MMDLNVVILAAGKGTRMKSKLPKVLQPLAKQSLLAHVLKTSLSLNAAKVIVVYGHGGEQVKSDIGTGFSAAEVEWVEQSEQLGTGHAVLQALPHLNEGSRTLILYGDVPLISENTLTRFLNEVSPGDTGVLTVKLPDPTGYGRIVRDHAGVVREIVEEKDAGNEIRKIVEVNTGIMLADSKDLQQWLPSIDSNNAQGEYYLTDLVKIANQHDVPVIGCRVKDPIEVEGVNDKRQLARLERLYQRKLAEELMIAGATLADPARIDIRGQVNISQDCFIDVNVVFEGQVELGTGVQIGPNCVIIDSVIGAGSIIKANCVLENAQVGEGCDVGPFARLRPGTEMKRGARIGNFVETKNTIMEEGAKASHLTYLGDSEIGRDVNIGAGTITCNYDGVNKHKTIIGEGAFIGSNSALVAPVDIGAGATIGAGSTITKSAKENALTLTRAKQLTIESWKRPEKNSQ; this is translated from the coding sequence ATTATGGATCTGAATGTTGTCATCCTGGCTGCCGGTAAAGGCACCCGAATGAAATCGAAACTACCTAAAGTACTGCAGCCACTGGCAAAACAATCCTTACTGGCGCATGTGCTGAAGACCAGCTTGTCTTTGAATGCGGCGAAGGTGATCGTTGTATACGGACACGGGGGCGAGCAGGTCAAATCCGATATTGGCACAGGTTTTTCGGCCGCTGAAGTGGAATGGGTTGAACAGTCTGAGCAGTTAGGAACCGGGCATGCGGTGTTGCAGGCACTGCCGCATTTGAACGAAGGTAGCCGGACTCTGATCCTCTACGGTGATGTCCCGCTCATTAGTGAAAACACCCTGACCCGCTTTTTGAATGAGGTATCGCCGGGAGACACCGGAGTGCTAACTGTCAAATTACCGGATCCCACCGGTTACGGGCGTATCGTTCGGGACCACGCTGGAGTGGTGCGGGAGATTGTAGAAGAGAAAGACGCCGGCAATGAAATTCGCAAAATAGTAGAAGTCAACACCGGCATTATGCTGGCCGATTCGAAAGATCTTCAACAGTGGTTACCGTCGATCGACAGTAATAATGCTCAGGGTGAATATTATTTGACGGATCTGGTCAAAATTGCAAACCAGCATGATGTGCCAGTCATCGGCTGCCGTGTAAAAGACCCGATTGAAGTCGAGGGCGTGAATGATAAACGTCAGCTGGCGCGTCTTGAACGGCTATATCAACGGAAATTAGCAGAAGAATTGATGATAGCCGGTGCCACCTTGGCCGACCCGGCACGAATAGATATCCGCGGGCAAGTGAACATTTCACAGGATTGTTTTATTGATGTGAATGTCGTATTTGAAGGGCAAGTGGAATTGGGCACAGGCGTTCAAATCGGTCCGAATTGTGTGATTATTGACAGTGTCATCGGCGCTGGCAGTATTATCAAAGCCAATTGTGTGCTTGAAAACGCGCAGGTGGGTGAGGGCTGTGATGTGGGTCCGTTTGCCCGCCTCAGACCCGGCACCGAAATGAAACGCGGCGCCCGTATCGGCAATTTTGTGGAAACCAAGAACACAATAATGGAAGAAGGTGCGAAAGCGAGTCATCTGACCTATTTGGGTGACAGTGAAATCGGCCGCGATGTGAATATAGGTGCAGGCACTATTACCTGTAATTATGACGGGGTCAATAAACATAAAACGATTATTGGCGAAGGTGCGTTTATCGGTTCAAACTCAGCATTGGTTGCACCGGTTGATATAGGCGCCGGTGCAACCATCGGTGCCGGTTCGACGATTACCAAGAGCGCGAAGGAAAATGCGTTGACCCTTACCCGGGCCAAGCAGCTAACGATTGAATCCTGGAAACGGCCAGAGAAGAATTCACAATAA